A window of Candidatus Binatia bacterium genomic DNA:
GAGCGCTTCTTCGGCTCTTCGGCAGCTCCAGGCGCCGCATCGGGACGGGGCGCTGATTTTTCTCCGGGGGATCCGTCGGCCGGGGTCCCTGCGCCGGCCGGGGTCCCTGCGCCGGCCGGGGTGCCTGCACCGGCCGCGGCACCTTTAGCGGCACCGGCCGCAGCACCGGCCGTAACCGCGCTCGCAAAGAGGTCCTCGATCTCCTCCCGTACGGCGGCCGCCGGGTCGTTCTCCGCTCCCGGCTTGGCCAGCCGCCGGCGCACTCCTTCGAGAACGCGGTCGGTCGCGGCGGGCCCGACGTCGGCGCGCAGGAGCGCCTCCTCGAGCTTCTCGAAATCCTCTTCGGTGAGTTTGTGGCCGGGACGGAGGACCGCGGCCGCCTGTCCCATGACGGCTTCGCGGGTCTTCTTGAGGCCCTGGGTGAACCGGTCGAGGAATCCCACGGAGTGATGCTACTACGCCTGGGTCTCGACCTGCTCCATTTCGGGAGATGCGGCGGTGGTCGCGTCCGGGCCGGCATCGACCCCGACGTTCGAGCCGCCGTCGGCGCCGACCGCCGCGGCGTCGCCGTTCTCCGAAGCCGCGGCGGCTTCTTCGATGTCGCCCTCTTCGCGATTCCACCGCACGGAGACGATCTTGGACACGCCCGGCTCCTGCATCGTGACGCCGTACAGGATGTCCGCGACCTCCATCGTCTTCTTGTTGTGCGTGACGACGATGAACTGGGTCTTCTGGCTGAAGTCGCGAAGCAGGCGGACGAAGCGGTCCACGTTGGCGTCGTCGAGCGGCGCGTCCACTTCGTCGAGGATGCAGAAGGGGGACGGCTTCACGAGGTAGATGGCGAACAGGAGCGCGATGGCGGTGAGCGCCTTCTCGCCTCCCGACAGCAGCGAGATCGACTGCGGCTTCTTCCCGCGCGGGCGCGCCATGATCTCGATCTCGGCCTCGAGCGGGTCGTCGCCGGTCAGCATCAGCGCGGCCTCGCCCCCTTCGAACAGCGTGGTGAAGACGGTGCGGAAATGCCCGCTTACTTCCTCGAAGGTCTTGAGGAAGAGCTCCGACGCGGTCTGGTTGATCTTCTCGATCGCCTCCAGGAGCTGCTGGCGCGCGTCGTCCAGATCCTTGCGCTGGCCCGTGAGGAAGTTGAGCCGTTGCCGGCGCTCTTCGTAGTCCTGGACGGCGAGGAGGTTCACGGGACCGAGTCCGCGGAGCTTTTCTTGTAGCATGCGCAGACGTTCGCGGCGCGCCACGGGGGAGGCGGGTTCCGTGGTCCCTGAAAGATTCGCCGTCGGCGGCTCCGCCGCCTCGGCGGACATCTCGGCGGACATCTCGGCGGACATCTCGATCGGGGCTTCCACGATCGCCTCGTCCGGCACGACCCCCTCCTCGACATCCGCGACGTCGATCTCCTCGATCTCGACCCCTGCGTCGCCCTCGGCGGGCAGCGCCGGCACGTAGGCGGCGAGGTCCAGCTCGTACTCGTTCCAGATCCGCTCGATCAGCCGGCGCGCGGCGCCTTCGGATTCGGTCTGCTCCAGCTCGATCCGATGGAGCCGCTCGGTCAACTCCTGGTGCTCGCGGCGGAAGTCCCGCGTGCGCGTCTCGATGTCGTCGACGTTCCCCTTCACCGCGCCGAAGCGCTCGCGCGTGCCGTGCAGCACGAGCTCCTTCTCCGCCTTGAGCCGGATCTCTTCGGCCAGCTCTTCTTCCCGGCGCGCGCACAGGGTCGTCGCCTCTTCGATCCGTCGCTCCGTCTCGGCCGCCTCCTCGTCGCGGCTCTTGATGTCGCGCTCCGCCTCGTCGGCGCTCTGGCGCATCCGCTCGATCTCGCGCTTGGCCAGGTCGAACGCGGCGCGCGAGCGCGCGGCGTCGATCCGCGTCTCGGCATGCTGCGCGGTCAGGCGGTCCCGCTCCTGCTCGGTGGCCCGGAACTCCGCCTCCTCCCGCGCCAGGATGTCGTCCACGCGGCCGCGTTCGGCCTCGGCGCTCCGGAGCTTCTCCTCGGCCACCTCCGCCTCGGCGCGCGTGCGGGCCGCCTCATCCTCCAGCGAGCGAAGCGCGTCGGCAAGCGACTTGGAGGCCTTGGCCATGGCGTCGCCCCGGATGGTCTGCTCGGCGCGGCGGCCCTCCAGCGCGCGGTGCGACTCTTCGACCGACACGAGCGACCGGGCGGCGGCTTCCTGGGCCGCCTGCGCTTCGGCGCGCTCGGCGCGGAGCTTCTCCGAGGCGCCCAGCGTCTCGGCGAGCGCGGCCGAGGAGCGCTCGATCGCCGCCGCCAGCTCGATCAGCTCGTCCTCCCGCCGCAGCACCGATCCGGCGCGCGTCGCGCCGCTGCCGCCATGGATGATCCCCGGGGCGACGATCCGCTCCCCGGTCTCGGTCACGAAGTGGAGCCGATGCTCGGGGTGTTTCAAGATCAGGTCGAGGCCGGTGCGCACCGAGTCGACGACGATGATCCCGGAGAGCAGGAACGACGCGAGCGTGATGTAGCCGGGCTCGAAGCGCACGTGCTCGATCAGGGGTCCCCGGACGCCGGGCGCGCTCAGCACCTCTTCGGGAATGGCAGCGACGCGCGCGCGGGAGATCCGGTCGAGCGCGATGAACGTCGCGCGCCCCTCGCCGCTCTCTTCGAGGGCCGTCAGGGCGGCGAGCGCGGCGTCGGTCCGCTCGGCCACGATGAACTGGACCGCCTCGCCCAGCGCCGCTTCGAGGGCGACCAGCCATTCACCCGAGGCGTGGAGCACGTCGCCCACGGTGCCGAGGATCCGGTCGGGGCGGGTCTTCCCCGCCACCAGCCACCGCACCGAGGCGTCGTAGCCCTCGTAGCTGTTCTTCAGCTCGGTCAGCGTGGCGTGCCGCGACTCGAGCGCCGCGTGCGCCTCGCGGGCGCGCTTCTCCGTCTCGTCCTGCGCGAAGAGCCGCCGCTCCACCTCGGCGATCGCCTCGACCGCCCGCTGGACGCCGCGCTTGGCCTCCTCGACGCCGAGCGCCGACGCCTCGATCGAGCGGGCGACGTCGGCCAGCGTGGCGCGGAGCGTCTCCTCCTCGTTCGCGATCGACGAGAGCTGGGCCGCGAGCTCGTCCTTCCGGCGGCTCAGGTCCTCTTCCTTGGTCCGGAGCGAGCGCGCGCTCGATTCCTGCTCCACGCGGGCCTGGAAGAGATCGAGCGAGAGCTGCTTCCGAGTCCCGAGCGCGGCGCGGCGCTCTTCGAGCACCGGGCCGAGCTGCGCGAGCCGCAGCGCCAGCGCCTCTTCCTCGGCCCCCTTCTCGGCCTGCACCTGCTCGAGACGCACCTGCTCCTCGGCCAGGCGCACCGCGGCGGCGCGCACCTCTTCGACGCTGGCGCGCAGGCGGCTGGATTCCGAGCGCGCGTGCTCCAGCTTCTCGACCAGGTTCGACCGGCGCTCGCGAAGCACGGCGACCTCGTTCAGGAGCGCCGCACCCCGCGCCTCGTGCTCGCTCAGCGCCTCCTGCGCGAGCCGCACCTCACCCTCGCGCTTCAACAGCTCGAGCTTCAGCTCCTCCAGCTCGGCCTCGTGGCGCGCGAGGTGTCCGGCGCGCTCCGCCCGGCGCTGGTCCAGCGCCAGCCGCTCCGCCCGAAGCCCGCCCGAGCCCGACGTCAGCCGGTCGTGCTCCTCCTTGGCGAGACCGAGATCGATGGAGCGGATCTCGTCCTTCAGCCGGCCGTACTTCCGCGCTTTCCCCACCTGGCGCGCGAGCGAGCGCACCTCGCGCTCGATCTCGCCCACGACGTCGTTCACGCGCGTCAGGTCGGTCAGGGTGAGGTCCAGCTTCTGCAGCGCCTCTTTCTTCCGCGTCTTGTAGCGCATGATCCCGGCCGCTTCCTCGAACAGGAAGCGCCGGTGGCCGCTCTCGTCGGAGAGGACGTTGTCGACCATGCCGCGCTCGATCAGCGAATAGGCGTGGGAGCCCATGCCGGTGTCGAGGAAGAGATCGCGCACGTCGCGCAGGCGGCAGAGGCTCTTGTTGATGAAGTACTCGCTCTGCGCGTTCCGGAAGGTGCGCCGCGCGATGGCGAGCTCGGTGTACTCCGAGGGGAGCACGCCGCGGTTGTTGAACATGGTGAGCGAGACCTCGGCCATGCCGAGCGGCTTCCGCTGCGCCGAGCCGGTGAAGATCACGTCCTCGAGCGTGTCCCCGCGCAGGTGGCGCATGTTCTGCTCGCCCAGCACCCAGCGGATCGCCTCGACGATGTTCGTCTTGCCGCTGCCGTTGGGGCCGACCACCGCCGTGATCCCGGGGCCGAAGTCGACGCGGACGCGCTGCGGGAAGGATTTGAAGCCCTGGATGTCGAGTCGCTTGAGGAACACGTCCTACCTCTTCGTTTGCGGGTAGCTCTCCGCGCGGTCGACCGCGCCGGTCTTGAGGAGCCACTGGGCGTAGGTGGCCGCCTCGGCTTCGGTCGCGAACCGCCCCACGAACACGCGATACCAGGCGCCCCCGGGAGGGGGCGGATCGAACCAGGCGTCCAGCTTCTTCGCGCGGAGCGCCGCCACGATCTCCTTCACCTTGGTCTCGGTGCGGAACGAGGCGACGTGGACGCGGAACGGCTTGGCCGCGTCGGCCGCGCCGGACCCGAGGCCGGGAAGCGAGCCCGCGCCGGTGCCGCCGAGCCCCGCGCGAAGCGCCTCGCGTGCGGGAGGGCGGCTTGCCACCGGGGGCGACGATGCGGGCGGCGTCGCGGGCGCGGCCGCCTGGGGCGGCGCGGACGTCCCCGTTCCGGGCGTCTCCGCGCTCTGGAACTCCTTGCCCATCGCGGTGACCGACCCGATCTGGCCGGAGCCCGGCGTCGCCGGAGCGCCGACCATGGCCGAGGGATCGTCGAGGTTGCCCCCCTCATCGGTCGCCGGCGTCACCGGCTCCTCGCCCGCGGGCTGGTTCGCCTGCACCGATCCCCGCGGCGGAGCGGGGCGCCTGGAGAGGAGCGCCGAAAGACCTCCGGCCACGAGCGCCAGCCCGAGCACCGCCCCCACGAGGATACCGAGGTTGCCGCGCCGGGCGGTCGGCTTCTTCTCGACGATCCCCCGGCGCACGTCGCGCTCGAGGGCCGCCTCCAGATCGCGCTCGGCGCCCCGGTCTTCCACGCGGGTCGCCCGCGCGGCCGGGGCGGCGGGCGCGGGGGCCGCGGCGCGAGCCACCTCCGCGGCGTAGAGCGCGGCCGAGGCCTCCCGCTCCCAGGCGGGAGGCTCCGCGGGGGCGAGCGCGGGCGAGACCGCGGCCGGAGCGAGGGCGGGCGCGCCGACGCTCGGGGCCGATGCGGCCTCGACCCGGCGCGCCGCGGGAGCGTCGGCCGGCTCGATCCCGACGCAGCCGATCATCGGCGCGTCCGAGGCCCACAGCTCGAGGAAGGCGTCGCGCAGGTCGGCGCGTCCGATCCGCTCGGTGGCGGCGGCCAGGATCACGGCGTCCATCTTCTTGGAGAGCTTGCCGGTGAAGCCGCGGCGGTCGAGGAGCGGCGCGGAGTAGATCGCCACGTCCACGCAGGAAGCGAAGACGCGCCCCGCCCGCACCCAGTCGGGATGCTCGGCGATGCGCGACTCTTCGGGCGGGTGGCTCCCGGGACCAATCAGCCAGAGCTTGTCGGCCACGATCTCCCAGGCGACGCGCCCGAACGAGCAGCCGTATTCCAGGACGTCCACCAGCCCCTCGTTCGGATGGCTGGGCGGACGGGAGACGGTCGGATTCCAGAAATCGAGGTCGATCACGGCGACGCGGAGGCCGCGGCGACTCCACTCGCGCGCGAGACAGAGCGCGGTGGCGAAGCATTCGGGATCGTGCGGGAAGCCGGCGACCAGGAGGGAGCGGAGCGTCAGCGATCGGCGGGTCTCGTTGAGGCTGTCGACGACGGGGCCGAGCACCTCGGCGCCGGAGGAGATGTCGAGGAGCTGGGCCAGGCCCGCCCCCGCCGGCACCGGACGCACGCGCGCCGAGCCCAGGAGGGGCAAATTCACCTCGCGCGCGAAATCCGTGGGGTTCGCGTAGCGCTCCGGATAGGTCTCCACCGCCGCCATCTACCCTTCCTCGTCGAGGACCCGAGCCACCGCAGCGACCAACCGGGGGAGATCGCGCCCCGGCACCGTACGCATGTCCAGCAGAACCCTTCCCGCTTCGATACGGGCCAGCACCGGATCGGGCCCCAGCCGAAGCGCGCGAGCGAGGGTTTCCGCGCGGCCGCGAGGCGCCCGTAGCGCCAGCGCGAAGGACGGCACACGCGCGAGCGGCATGGCGCCGCCCCCCACTTCGCCGCTGCAAGGTATCACCTCCGCGCCGGTCCGCCTAGCGCGTTCCGCTCCCAAAGCGCGCCACGCGCGCCGGGCGCGGGCGCGTACGGAGGCGGCGGGCTCGCCGAGCATGCGAAGCACCGGAATCGCGGCCTCGCGGCGCTCGGGATCGCGGTAGATCCGGAGCGTGGTCTCGAGCGCGGCGAGGGTCATCTTGTCCACCCGCAGCGCGCGCGTCATGGGATTGGCCCGGCACGCCGCGATCAGCTTCTTGGTCCCGGCGAGGATTCCCGCCTGGGGCCCGCCGAGCAGCTTGTCGCCGCTCGCGCACGCGAGCGGCACGCCCTGCGCCATCGCCTCGGCGAGGCGCGGCTCCTCGGGGAGCCCGTACGGCCGGAAATCCACGAGCGCGCCGCTCCCCACGTCCTCGAGCAGCGGGACCTTCTTCCGGCGGGCCAGGCGGACCAGGTCCTCGCGGGAGACCTCCTGGGAAAAGCCGACGATGGCGAAGTTGCTCGGGTGAACCCGGAGGATCGCGCCGGTCGCCTTGCCGATCGCGCGGTCGTAGTCGGCGAGCCTCGTCTTGTTCGTCGTGCCCACCTCGCGGAGGCGCGCCCCGGCGCGCTCCAGGATCTCCGGAATCCGGAAGGACCCCCCGATCTCGACCAGCTGACCGCGCGAGACCACGGCCTCGCGGTCGCGCGCCAGCGTGTTCAGGGCCAGGAGCATCGCGGCCGCGTTGTTGTTCACGACGAGCGCCGCCGGGGCGCCCAGGATCTCCCGGAGAAGCGGCTCCAGGTGCGCCATGCGCGAGCCGCGCGAGCCGGAATCCAGCTCCAGCTCCAGGTTCGAGTAGCGGCGGGCCGCATCGGCGGCCGCGAGCGCGGCCTCTTCGGCGAGCGGCGCGCGCCCGAGGTTGGTGTGGAGAATGACGCCGGTGGCGTTCAGCACCGATCGGAGGCTGGGGCGAAGGCTCGCCTCGGCGGCGGCGGCGGCTTCCGCGGCCAGGGCCCCCGCCGAGGGGGGCGCGGGGGCGGTACTACGGCGGATCTGATCGCGCGCGCGGGACACCGCCGCCCGAACCTGTTCGACGAGCAGCGTTCGCGGGACACGGCCGGCCAAGGCGGCGAGCGGCGCCTCCGACAGGAGCGATTCCACCGAGGGCAGCGCGCGAAGCGCGTCGTTCGTGGCCCCGCGTTTGGGCTTCACGGCGTTTCGCCTCGCGCTGCGCGCTCCGGGATCATCACGCCGCTCCCCCGAGATACGCCTCCTGCACGAAGGGATTGGCGAGCAGCGCCGCGGCCTTGTCGGAGAGGCGGATCACCCCCGTCTCGAGCACGTAGCCCACGTCGGCCACCGCCAGCGCCATGCGAGCGTTCTGCTCGACCAGGACGATCGTCGTCCCGCGCTCGCGGATCTCCCGGATCACGCCGAAGATCTCGCGCACGAGGAGGGGGGCGAGCCCCAGGCTGGGCTCGTCCATCAGGAGGATCTTCGGGCGGGCCATCAGGGCGCGGCCGATCGCGAGCATCTGCTGCTCGCCGCCGCTCAGCGTTCCGGAGGACTGGCGCGCCCGCTCTTGAAGCCGAGGGAAGAGCGCGAAGACCTTCCGCCGGTCCTCCTCGATCCCCTTCCGGTCCTTGCGGAGGTAGGCGCCCATCTCCAGATTGTCGGCCACCGAGAGGTTGGCGAACACGATGCGCCCCTCGGGCACGTGGGAGATCCCCAGGCGGACGATCTTGTGCGCCGGAACGCCCACGATCGACTTTCCGTCGAGCAGGATGCTCCCCTGGCTCGGCCGGATCAGCCCCGAGATGGCGCGCAGGGTCGTGCTCTTGCCCGCGCCGTTGGCGCCGACCAGCGTGACGATCTGCCCCGCTTCGATCCGGATCGAGATCCCCTTGAGCGCGCGGATCCCGCCGTAATGGACGTGCAGGTCTTCGAGGGCGAGGAGGCTCACGCCTCTTCTCCGAGGTAGGCCTCGATCACCTTGGGGTCGCGCCGGATCGCCTCGGGGAGCCCCTCGGCGATCTTCACCCCGTGATCCAGCACCGTGATCCGCTCGCAGATCCCCATCACGACCCTCATGTCGTGCTCGATGAGGAGGACCGTGAGCCCGTAGCTCTCGCGGATCTCGCGGATCAGCTTCATGAGCTGGAGGCTCTCCTGGGGATTCATGCCGGCGGCGGGCTCGTCCAGGAGGAGGAGGCGGGGCTCGGTGGCCAGCGCGCGCGCGATCTCCAGCCGCCGCTGGTCGCCGTAGGGCAGGTTGCGGGCCTTCTCCTCGGCGTAGCCGGAGAGCCCGAACGATTCCAGGAGCTCTCTCGTCCGCACCGCGATCGCCGCCTCCTCCCGTTCGGAGCGCGGGGAGCGGAAGACGCTGTCCGCCACGGTCGCGCCGCAGTGGAGATGGCAGGCGATCCGCACGTTGTCGTAGCAGGTCAGCTCCGCGAAGAGGCGCGGGTTCTGGAACGTGCGCGACACGCCGCGCGCGGCCACGCGCGAGGTGGAGAGTCCCTGGATCGGCGCGCCCTCGAACAGGATCTTCCCCGAGGTCGGGGCGTACACGCCCGTGATCAGGTTGAAGACGGTGGTCTTCCCCGCGCCGTTCGGTCCGATGAGGCCGGCGAGAACCCCCGGCTCGAGCGCCAGGTCCAGGTCGGACACCGCCTTCAATCCGCCGAACGCGCGGGTCACGCGGTCCAGCCGAAGCAAGGGCCCCGCGGGCGCGGGCGCGCCGGCGCGCCCCTTCCGCAGCGCGTGGCGGGGCGGCGCGATCACTTCGCCCCCGTCCCGCCCGGCTCGGGCGACGGCGGCTTGAACCGCCCGAACACCCGCGGCAGGGAGAACTCGCGGTGCCCCAGGATCCCCTGCGGCCTCGCGATCATGAGCACGATGAGGAGCGCCGAGTAGATGATGAGCCGGTCGGCCGCGGCGAAGCGCAGCGCCTCGGGGAGCGCCGTGAGGAGCACCGCCCCGAGGATGGAGCCGGTCAGGCTCCCCATCCCGCCCAGCACGACCATCACGATCACCTCGATCGACTTCATGAAGGTGAACGAGTTCGTGTGGAGGTAGGTGTAGTGGGAGAAGAGGGCGCCCGCGGCGCCGGCGAAGAAGGCCGAGATGACGAACGCGGTCACCTTGTAGCGCGTCGTGGGCACGCCGAGCGCCTCGGCGGCGATCTCGTCCTCGCGGATGGCGAGGAGCGCGCGCCCGTGATAGGAGCGGAGCAGGTTCCGGATCACGACGAAGGTGAGGATCGCCCCGCCCAGCACCCAGGACAGCGTCGTGATCTGCGGGATCCCCGCGAAGCCGCGCGCGCCGCCCACGGCGTCGATGTTCAGGATCGCGACCCGGATGATCTCGCCGAAGCCCAGCGTGACGATCGCGAGGTAGTCCCCCCGGAGCCGCATGGAGGGGAGTCCCACCAGGAACCCCGCGGCCCCCGCGGTCACGCCGCCGATCAGGATCGCCACGATGAAGAAGAGTCCCGCCACGATCCCCTGCGGCGCGCTGCCGCCCAGGAGCGGCGGCACCGCGTAGACGGTGAAGGCCGCGGAGGTGTAGGCGCCGACGGCCATGAACCCGGCGTGGCCGATCGAGAACTGCCCCGTGACGCCGTTGATCAGGTTCAGGCTCAGGGCCAGCATCACGTTCAGGCCGGAGAGGACGAGGATGCGGTAGAAGTAGGGGTTGATCACGCCGGAGAGGAACCGGTCCAGGAGCCAGACGACCACGAGGACCGCCGCGCCGGTCAGGAGGCGGCGGAGCACGCTAGACCTTCTCCGCGACGTTCCGCCCCAGGATCCCGGCCGGCTTGATCAGGAGGACGAGGATCAGGATGACGAACGCGATCGCGTCCCGGAAGGTGGAGGAGACGTAGCCGACCACGAGGTATTCCGAGACCCCCATCACGACCCCGCCGATCACCGCGCCCGGCACGCTCCCGATCCCCCCCAGCACCGCCGCCACGAACGCCTTCACCCCGGGCATGATGCCCATGAGCGGCTCGATCTTGGGATTCGTGAGGCCCACCAGCACGCCCGCGGCCGCCGCCAGCGCCGACCCGATCGCGAAGGTGATCGTGATGATGCGGTTCACGGGAATGCCCATGAGGGACGCCGCGTCGCGATGGAAGGCCACCGCGCGCATCGCTTTCCCGGTCTTGGTGCGGGCGATGAAGAGGGTGAGTCCCACCATCAGCACCAGCGAGACCACCACCACCGTGATCTGGTGGTTCGTCACCATGACGCCGCCGCCGAGATCGATGTTCTTCGGCGCGATGAGCTGCGGGAAGAACTTGGGATCGGCTCCGAAGATGCGGATGCCGAGATTTTCCAGGAGCAGCGAGACGCCGATCGCCGTGATCAAGGCCGTGAGCCGCGACGAGCGGCGCACCGGCCGGTAGGCGAAGAACTCGATCAGGATGCCGAGCACGGCGCAGGCGGCCATCGCGGCGAGGAGGACCACGACCGCGTAGACCGGCGACGGCGAGGCGCCGCCGGCGGCCAGGGCGCGCGCGGCGAAGTAGGCGGTGAACGCCCCCACCATGTAGATGTCGCCGTGCGCGAAGTTGATGAGGCGGAGGATGCCGTACACCATGGTGTAGCCGAGCGCGATGAGGGCGTAGATGCTTCCCCACGCGATTCCGTTCGCGAGCTGCTGGAAGAGCTCCTGCACGCCCCCCGCCTACGGCTCGACGGTGGCGACGTACTTGTAGGCGCGCTTCTCGATCCCGATGAAGACGGCCGGCTTCACCGCGTTCCGCTTCGCGTCCAGGGTGATCCGCCCCGTCACGCCGGGATAGTCCTTCGTCGCGGCGATCAGGTCGCGGAGCTTGGCGCGCGCCGCCTTCTGCGCGTCGTTGCGCGGCCCCATCAGCGCCTGGAACGACTTGGGATCCTCGTCGTGCAGCTTCTGGAGGGCGACGCTCAGCACGCCCGCGGCGTCATAGGCCAGCGCCGCGAGGCCGTCGGGCTTGGCGCCGTAGCGCTGCTGGTAGTCGGCCACGAACTTCTGGACCATCGGGTTGGGATCCCCCTCATAGAAGTGGTTCACGAAGTAGGATCCGTTCAGCGCATCCTCGGCGATCTCGAGCAGCTTCTCCGAGACCCAGCCGTCGCCGCCCAGGAGCGGCGCGGTGATCCCCAGCTCGCGCGCCTGCCGCGCGATCAGCCCCACCTCGGTGTAGTAGCCGGGGACCATGATGAACTGGGGGTTCTTCGCCTTGATCTTGGTGAGCTGCGCCTTGAAGTCCTGATCCCCTTCGGAATAGGACTGGTCGATGACGACCGTGCCGCCCAGCGCCTGGTACGCCTCCGTGAAGTAGTTCGCGAGGCCCACGCTGTAGTCGTTCTTCAAGTCCCGCAGCACCGCCGCCCGGTTCATGTTCAGCGTGTTCTTCGCGAACTTCGCGATCATCTGGCCCTGGAAGGGGTCGATGAAGCAGACGCGGAAGATGTAGTCCCCCAGCTCGGTGACCTTGGGATTGGTCGAGGAGGGGGAGATCATCGGGACGCCGGCCTGCTGGCAGTTCGGGGCCGCGGCCATGCTGCGGCTGGAGGCCACCTCGCCGAGCACCGCGACCACGCCGTTCTGGTCGATCAGCTTGGTGACGGCCGTGGCCGCCTC
This region includes:
- a CDS encoding branched-chain amino acid ABC transporter permease, whose product is MQELFQQLANGIAWGSIYALIALGYTMVYGILRLINFAHGDIYMVGAFTAYFAARALAAGGASPSPVYAVVVLLAAMAACAVLGILIEFFAYRPVRRSSRLTALITAIGVSLLLENLGIRIFGADPKFFPQLIAPKNIDLGGGVMVTNHQITVVVVSLVLMVGLTLFIARTKTGKAMRAVAFHRDAASLMGIPVNRIITITFAIGSALAAAAGVLVGLTNPKIEPLMGIMPGVKAFVAAVLGGIGSVPGAVIGGVVMGVSEYLVVGYVSSTFRDAIAFVILILVLLIKPAGILGRNVAEKV
- a CDS encoding ABC transporter substrate-binding protein, coding for MLRMRTLSRAVVATLFAAAVVLPLGCAKRSNEIPVGVYGSLTGTTATFGVSTKNGSEMFIDNLNAAGGISGTKIHAYVEDDRSLPEEAATAVTKLIDQNGVVAVLGEVASSRSMAAAPNCQQAGVPMISPSSTNPKVTELGDYIFRVCFIDPFQGQMIAKFAKNTLNMNRAAVLRDLKNDYSVGLANYFTEAYQALGGTVVIDQSYSEGDQDFKAQLTKIKAKNPQFIMVPGYYTEVGLIARQARELGITAPLLGGDGWVSEKLLEIAEDALNGSYFVNHFYEGDPNPMVQKFVADYQQRYGAKPDGLAALAYDAAGVLSVALQKLHDEDPKSFQALMGPRNDAQKAARAKLRDLIAATKDYPGVTGRITLDAKRNAVKPAVFIGIEKRAYKYVATVEP